In a genomic window of Phyllostomus discolor isolate MPI-MPIP mPhyDis1 chromosome 5, mPhyDis1.pri.v3, whole genome shotgun sequence:
- the FAM8A1 gene encoding protein FAM8A1, protein MAEGPEEARGRPPGQDEGGGDHEPVPSLRGPPAAAAPRPQDAPQAEPQVPGLPPQRAAAAAEELEPQNEPGSRAEVAPDCGAGLQGSAGCEAPESGSPPEKPARLSAREYSRQVHEWLWQSYCGYLTWHSCLATFPAYCSPQPPLPSYPSSGGAAPQAAAPLPLHLGYYNPFYFLSAGTAGPDPGAAPGIGTPAPVAGQGPRAPHVQGPVRTTPATRVGSAAPSRTPSDTGRQAGREYVIPSLAHRFMAEMVDFLILFFIKATIVLSIMHLSGIKDISKFAMHYIIEEIDEDTSMEDLQKMMVVALIYRLLVCFYEIICIWGAGGATPGKFLLGLRVVTCDTSVLIAPSRVLVIPSSNVSITTSTIRALIKNFSIASFFPAFITLLFFQHNRTAYDIVAGTIVVKRNGVR, encoded by the exons ATGGCTGAGGGGCCGGAGGAGGCCCGAGGCCGCCCTCCCGGGCAGGACGAAGGCGGAGGAGACCACGAACCGGTCCCATCCCTCAGAGGCcctcctgccgccgccgccccacGCCCCCAGGACGCACCTCAGGCCGAACCTCAAGTCCCGGGCCTCCCGCCGCagagggcggcggcggcggcggaggagtTGGAGCCGCAAAACGAACCCGGGAGTCGCGCGGAGGTGGCGCCCGACTGCGGCGCGGGGTTGCAGGGGTCGGCGGGCTGCGAGGCGCCCGAGTCCGGGTCGCCGCCGGAGAAGCCAGCACGGCTGAGCGCTCGCGAGTACTCCCGGCAGGTGCACGAATGGCTGTGGCAGTCTTACTGTGGCTACCTCACCTGGCACAGCTGCCTGGCAACCTTCCCAGCCTATTGCAGCCCTCAGCCGCCCCTGCCCAGCTACCCCTCGAGCGGAGGGGCCGCCCCCCAGGCCGCGGCGCCGCTGCCCCTCCATCTGGGCTATTACAACCCCTTCTACTTCCTGAGCGCCGGGACTGCCGGGCCTGACCCGGGGGCGGCTCCCGGCATCGGCACTCCTGCTCCAGTCGCGGGCCAGGGACCCCGGGCTCCTCATGTTCAGGGGCCCGTCCGGACAACCCCAGCAACGAGGGTGGGATCCGCCGCCCCTTCTCGAACGCCGAGCGACACCGGGCGCCAGGCAG GCAGAGAGTATGTTATTCCATCCTTGGCCCACAGATTTATGGCAGAGATGGTGGAtttccttattctcttttttataaaaGCAACCATTGTCTTAAGCATTATGCACCTCAGTGGAATAAA GGATATCTCTAAGTTTGCTATGCATTATATAATAGAAGAAATAGATGAAGACACATCAATGGAAGACTTGCAGAAAATGATGGTTGTGGCTCTTATATACAGATTATTAGTTTGTTTCTATGAG ATAATTTGCATTTGGGGAGCAGGTGGAGCTACCCCAGGAAAGTTCCTGCTGGGGCTTCGAGTTGTAACATGTGATACATCAGTGCTTATTGCACCAAGTCGGGTTTTAGTGATTCCTTCCTCAAATGTTAGCATTACAAC gtCCACTATACGAGCTTTGATCAAGAATTTTTCTATTGCTTCTTTTTTCCCTGCTTTCATCACACTGCTCTTTTTCCAACATAATCGAACAGCCTATGACATTGTAGCAGGAACCATTGTGGTAAAAAGAAATGGGGTCAGATGA